In the Acanthopagrus latus isolate v.2019 chromosome 23, fAcaLat1.1, whole genome shotgun sequence genome, one interval contains:
- the map3k14a gene encoding mitogen-activated protein kinase kinase kinase 14 — protein sequence MAVRQRIFNSTLPFSGSSKAELKGSLPPCSTADQEKEEEEEEEGKDSKMGYIACPYNPTMMKYMTHGTAEQVGELPPKTSSVIAQECETQDLQKFSPSDVKPSFVPYPNCLTSLSSEQNNVACPTTASIQEPSSSSAQLTPRKRTRKKQKRKGKKKQENKKEKQRKRHRMPSGVPEQESGSSLVQILVESSLGGRSNLSTSCCSSIESSEERDRGPSLYSRPIYNTGPSCSPQPWRDSVCNHLSSVYSYQQVSDSDSISSVGDCSLALAGLSGSVSQGDPCFAGPFFKYVAREVREEEDELSASDSDTNEGLLFFNEKFHIVDSEYKEGREYVLKEFVKEGSYGEVHIAQDVNTGFKFAVKKIALKRFSSEEVGAWSTLRSPRVVELFGVVREGPNVVLFMDHKSGSLGQLIAERGRLPEDLSLHYHSQVLAALEYLVKKKVAHLDIKADNVLLSEDGRDTFLCDFGHAERLDSQGQSLSGSKDLKGSETHMAPEIVKGEPRGAKADVWSSCCMLLHMLNGCQPWTRYYKCRLYLKIAKERPPLREIPPDCNPLTAEVIEAGLQKDPAKRASASDLKEKAARALKEVGGLTSPVKGPYAEPLYFADKPPDSPLINSSTDCEDEEEHQESVEKVITVGRKTKKLGDVDEEKEAESKRGSPFCPQTLISEPNHKRGNKITTVPELELRKLERDFYLSSLSQLHSAEMQEQLLSCLSSDPYTNWEPWDKKDSGRWSMSPADDFSSGVFSYSSQPDVQLFSVDLLSHTQLPPPCCFEGVDVCIRDFNRRSIRIRETRRVKIGHIATGISDQISERVFTLETQQGQHVAHDDEVQESGLELCCVPAPDYNQAWRWRIRDGVLETR from the exons ATGGCGGTGCGGCAAAGGATTTTTAACTCAACATTACCCTTCTCCGGCTCCTCCAAGGCCGAGCTGAAGGGGTCATTGCCACCCTGCTCGACTGCGGaccaggagaaggaggaggaggaggaagaggagggcaaGGATAGCAAAATGGGCTACATAGCCTGTCCCTACAACCCTACTATGATGAAGTACATGACACATGGGACAGCAGAGCAAGTGGGAGAACTGCCACCAAAGACCTCATCAGTCATTGCCCAAGAAT GTGAAACCCAGGACTTACAAAAGTTTAGTCCATCCGATGTGAAGCCTTCCTTCGTTCCCTACCCCAACTGCCTCACCAG TCTTTCCTCAGAGCAAAACAACGTGGCGTGCCCGACCACAGCCTCCATCCAGGAGCCGagcagctcctcagctcagctcacccCGAGAAAGAGGACCAGGAAGAAACAGAAGCGcaaggggaagaaaaaacaggagaacAAGAAGGAGAAGCAGCGAAAGAGACACCGAATGCCTTCTGGTGTCCCTGAACAGGAGAGTGGAAGTTCTCTGGTTCAGATCCTG GTGGAGTCATCTCTTGGAGGGAGAAGCAACCTCAGCACTTCTTGCTGTAGCAGCATAGAAAGCTCAGAAGAGCGGGACAGAGGGCCTTCTCTCTACAGCCGTCCGATCTACAACACAGGCCCCAGCTGTTCTCCTCAGCCCTGGAGGGACAGCGTCTGCAACCACCTCTCCAGTGTCTATTCCTATCAGCAGGTCAGCGACTCAGACAGCATCAGTAGTGTGGGAGACTGTTCGCTGGCCCTCGCTGGTCTCAGTGGTAGCGTCAGTCAAGGGGACCCGTGCTTCGCAGGGCCCTTTTTTAAATACGTGGCGAGGGAGGtcagagaagaggaagatgagctCTCGGCATCTGATTCTGACACCAACGAGGGACTTCTCTTCTTCAATGAA AAATTCCACATTGTGGACTCCGAGTACAAGGAAGGGAGGGAGTATGTCCTCAAAGAGTTTGTCAAGGAAGGCTCCTACGGTGAAGTGCACATTGCTCAAGATGTCAACACGGGCTTCAAATTTGCTGTCAAAAAG ATCGCCCTGAAGAGGTTCAGCAGTGAGGAGGTGGGTGCGTGGAGTACCCTCAGATCTCCTCGTGTGGTGGAACTCTTTGGAGTGGTCAGAGAGGGCCCTAATGTTGTCCTCTTCATGGACCACAAATCTG GCTCTCTGGGCCAGCTGATAGCAGAGCGTGGACGGCTGCCAGAGGACCTTAGTCTCCACTACCATTCCCAAGTCTTAGCAGCGCTGGAGTACCTAGTGAAGAAAAAAGTGGCACATCTAGACATTAAAG CTGACAACGTGTTGCTGTCGGAGGACGGTAGAGACACCTTCCTGTGTGACTTCGGACACGCAGAGAGACTTGACAGTCAGGGACAGAGTCTGAGTGGGTCCAAAG ATCTCAAGGGCTCGGAAACCCACATGGCCCCAGAGATTGTTAAAGGGGAACCCCGCGGAGCCAAAGCAGATgtgtggagcagctgctgtATGTTACTGCACATGCTCAATGGGTGTCAACCTTGGACAAGATACTACAAATGCAGACTTTACCTGAAG ATCGCTAAAGAGCGTCCGCCTCTGAGAGAGATCCCACCTGACTGCAACCCGCTCACAGCTGAAGTTATTGAGGCGGGACTTCAGAAGGATCCAGCCAAGAGAGCATCGGCATCTGACCTCAAAGAAAAAGCTGCCAGAGCTCTGAAAGAAG TGGGAGGACTCACCAGCCCAGTGAAGGGACCCTACGCTGAGCCCCTGTATTTTGCCGACAAACCCCCTGACTCTCCGCtcatcaacagcagcactgactgtgaggatgaggaggagcatCAAGAGTCTGTCGAGAAAGTGATCACAGTGgggaggaagacaaaaaaactgGGTGATGTCGATGAAGAAAAGGAGGCCGAGTCAAAGCGAGGCTCGCCTTTCTGTCCACAAACGCTGATTTCTGAGCCGAACCACAAGAGGGGCAACAAGATCACCACAGTGCCTGAACTTGAGCTACGTAAACTGGAGCGAG ATTTCTACCTGAGCAGTCTGTCCCAGCTTCACTCGGCTGAGATGCAGGAGCAGCTGTTGTCTTGTCTCAGCAGTGACCCGTATACCAACTGGGAACCGTGGGACAAAAAG GACTCTGGCCGCTGGTCCATGAGCCCAGCAGACGACTTCAGCTCTGGTGTCTTCTCCTACAGCAGTCAGCCAGATGTGCAGCTTTTCAGCGTGGATTTGCTGAGTCACACACAGCTACCGCCCCCCTGCTGTTTTGAAG GGGTGGATGTCTGCATCAGAGACTTCAACAGGAGAAGCATCCGCATCAGAGAGACACGCCGGGTGAAGATTGGCCACATCGCCACTGGAATCAGTGATCAG ATCTCTGAAAGGGTTTTCACCTTGGAGACCCAGCAGGGCCAGCACGTCGCTCATGATGACGAGGTGCAGGAGTCCGGTCTGGAGCTCTGCTGTGTTCCTGCTCCTGACTACAACCAAGCCTGGAGGTGGAGGATCAGAGACGGAGTGCTGGAGACGAGATAA
- the LOC119014265 gene encoding apoptosis regulator BAX-like, with protein MASHQGEGDQGNSKDQILEVGAVLLKDFIYERVQRHGDSRTTVTRAQLGGGELCDPNHKKLAMCLQQIGDELDGNVELQRMINNSALSPTKDVFMKVALEIFSDGKFNWGRVVALFYFACRLVIKALLTQVPDIIRTIISWTMDYLREHLINWIREQGGWEGIRSHFGTPTWQTVGVFLAGVLTTVIVIRKL; from the exons ATGGCATCACACCAGGGAGAAGGCGACCAAG GAAATTCTAAAGATCAGATACTGGAAGTAGGAGCTGTTTTGTTGAAAGA TTTCATATATGAGCGGGTTCAGCGTCATGGAGACAGCAGAACCACAGTGACCAGGGCACAGCTGGGTGGAGGAGAGCTGTGTGACCCAAACCACAAGAAGCTTGCCATGTGCCTGCAGCAGATAGGAGATGAGCTGGATGGCAATGTAGAGCTCCAGAG GATGATAAACAACTCGGCACTCAGTCCCACAAAAGATGTGTTTATGAAAGTTGCCCTTGAGATCTTCTCAGACGGGAAGTTCAACTGGGGCAGAGTGGTGGCGCTGTTCTACTTTGCCTGCCGACTCGTCATCAAA GCTCTTTTGACCCAAGTTCCTGACATCATCAGAACAATTATCAGCTGGACCATGGACTATCTCCGGGAACATTTGATCAACTGGATCAGGGAGCAAGGTGGCTGG GAGGGTATTCGTTCCCACTTTGGCACACCCACATGGCAGACGGTGGGTGTTTTCTTGGCCGGTGTTCTCACCACTGTTATTGTCATTCGCAAGTTGTGA
- the rps11 gene encoding 40S ribosomal protein S11: protein MADAQTERAYQKQPTIFQNKKRVLVADGGKEVKEKLPRYHKSVGLGFKTPREAIDGTYIDKKCPFTGNVSIRGRILSGVVTKMKMQRTIVIRRDYLHYIRKYNRFEKRHKNISVHLSPCFRDVTVGDIVTVGECRPLSKTVRFNVLKVTKAAGAKKQFQKF from the exons ATGGCGGATGCACAA ACCGAGCGGGCTTACCAGAAACAGCCCACCATCTTCCAGAACAAGAAGCGTGTTCTGGTCGCTGATGGTGGCAAGGAGGTCAAGGAAAAGCTCCCCCGTTACCACAAAAGTGTCGGGCTGGGCTTCAAAACCCCAAGAGAG GCTATTGACGGCACTTACATTGACAAGAAATGCCCCTTCACTGGAAATGTCTCCATCCGTGGCCGTATCCTCTCTG GTGTGGTGACCAAAATGAAGATGCAGAGGACCATCGTTATCAGACGCGACTACCTGCATTATATCCGCAAGTACAACCGTTTTGAGAAGAGGCACAAGAAcatctctgtccatctgtcacCCTGCTTCAG agatGTCACAGTTGGAGACATTGTGACCGTCGGAGAGTGCCGACCACTCAGCAAGACTGTGAGGTTCAACGTCCTCAAAGTGACAAAGGCCGCTGGAGCCAAGAAGCAGTTCCAGAAGTTTTAG